A segment of the Lycium ferocissimum isolate CSIRO_LF1 chromosome 5, AGI_CSIRO_Lferr_CH_V1, whole genome shotgun sequence genome:
CTTGGATTTCAtttcaaatgttttttttatttgttatagtGGTCTCGCTTTTCGGTTGGATTAGGCTTTGTGGTAGTCTGGAGCACCATGTCTGTCCTAGTATTAGCCTTATTCATATAGTTTCTTgcttttatgatatttttggaccatatgttgtttgttgtgttTACCTGTTGTTAATGTTCTTTTTCAGAATGCTTTATACTGTTTTCCGTATTAGTTGCCATGTTTTCTTCATTGTTGTGATTACTTTTTCATAGCTACTTTGATTTGCTgcacttgagccgagggtcttccggaaatagcctctctatctccacgaggtaggggtaagatTTGCGTACAcaccaccctccccagaccccacttgtggggtTACcctgggcatgttgttgttgttgttattagtCAACTTGTTGTggtgttttgtttttttgaattGTGTTGGATTTTGATGGTTCTGAGTTAGGTTAGTAATGTAACACGGGGTTTAGCCTAAATTACTTAAATAGGATGGAAAGAATATGGTGACAATGATTGAGATAGGTTAGTAATGTAACACGGGGTTTAGCCTAAATTACTTAAATAGGAAGGAAAGAATATGGTGACAATGATTGAGATAACAATCTGGATTGGTGgtcctttttcccctttttcatgatGTTCATGATGTGTGTCATTTAGATTATTTTAGTTCTGATTATTGCACATGTttagcttaccgaggacatgaccttagataggagggtttggaggttgcggattagggtagaagatTAGTTGGTAGTTGAGCGTTCTCTCGCTCTCCTGCGGGATAGGCTTAGTCGTACCTGTACCTACTTTCTTACTAGTACTATTAGCACTATTCTCGTAGTTTCTTGTTCTTCGATTTTGTGTTTATTGTGCTCCGGTTATCACATTATTTCGCTGTTGTTACTGTTATTTCTTCGGATTGCTTACTGCTTTCATTTCTGGGTTCCCTTTTTCAAACTGCTTTGAAATGCTTTTTACCTAAGCCGTGgttctatcggaaacaacctctctatctctacgaggtagggataaggtctgtgtacactctaccctcctagACCCCACCactgggattacactgggtatgttgttgtattgcaTATCTTGATTATTTTTGGAGTTAAGACAGCTTCTTTGGGTAGTGATCTGTGTGTTTTGGTGAGGTTATAAAGCAGTTTTCTGAGGTAAATGTCTTTCTTTGTCACTTGTTtatctttctatttgtgtttcctttcttttttctgggctgaaggttttttttatttggggggtggggggaggtAGGTTGGGGAGTGAAGACTCTGGAATATATTACTTACTGGCGGTCACTGCCATTTAATTCGCTCCAAAGAGATGATGGGATGATCTGACCATTCATTTAGAAAGCTTTTGTTTTATGGATTTGTTGAAGAGAACTTTTTTTCTGAATTGGGTAAATTTTTGAGTGGTTAGGTCCATCAAAGAGGGAAAAGGTAGTAGATGTTTGTGCTTGTACGACTGGGACATCAACTCTCTTTGTTTGATAGCTGTCTGCTTAACTATGGAAACTATTTGTCCATATCAATGGGAAAAAAAGTTTATGTAGTTTTGACGAGACTGAATTACAAATGGCTTGTACTTACTCaattattttaagaaaagaatATGCCAGGGGAAGGATGAAAAACCTATATTTGTTGCAATTAATTGCTCCATGGTATGTAAATATCCTCAgcatctttattttttcttggatGTACAGTTTGGAGCAAAGTGTCTGTTTTACTTATCAAGCTACTTTATTGTACTAGCTTCTTATCTAATTTAAACCAAGTGGGCTGCACTTTTCAAGTATCTAAGAAGCACTGTACTTGGCCCCTTCGGGACATCCGATAAAATCGGATCAGCACTGTAATTAAAAGCTCAAGAATATAATTTACTTTCTCATGTGTATAGCATTACTCTATTTGCAATAAACAGGTCCTTCTCTGACCTTGACATAATGGAAGATTGTATCAATCTATTATTGTTACATTATTAGGGCTCACTATGAGCTTCATGTTGTCCTTTCTGTTGTGGATGTGGACTTCGGTTTTCATAGTTTAGGAAGATTTTTGGACTTTCCGATTATTGCTTTCATTAAAATTATCATTGTTGTCTACCGGTTGAAAGGGTTGCTAGTTTCAGAAATGTTGGTCTATGTTCACTACATAGCTGTTCTTGTAATCGTATTTGCCATCTGTGATTAATATTCATGATAATTTTTCTGATTGACAATTTCAGAGGTGGCTAGTTAATAATGACAAGTCATTTGTGTTGCTTATTGGTTTGTTGAAGTCTAATTCTtgagatttttaatttttcaggGTTTCCATAAAACTGATACAGATAGATGGGAATTTTCAAATGATAGCTTTCTGAAAGGCCAAAAGCAATTTTTAAAGAATATTGTTAGAAGGAAACAGTCAAGTGTAGTCCAAAAGAAACCGGAGGAGACCAACTCTGAAGAAAATAAGAGTGTTCGACTGTGGAAAGAAGTTGAGAATCTCAAGGCTGATAAAAACGATCTGACGCAGGAGTTAGTCAAGCTGAGGCAACACCAGCAGAATTCAGAGAGTAAGTTGATACTTGTACGAGAACAACTCAAAGTTATGGAGAAAAATCAGCAACAAATGCTCTCCTTCATTGTTATGGCTATGCAAAGCCCAAGTTTTTTGGTTCAGTTCTTCCAGCCCAAGGAAAACAATTGGCGTACGACTGAAAATAGTAATAATATACTGAGTGATGTTGAAGAAGATATGCCATCTGATCGAGCAATTGTTGAAGAAGATATGCCATCTGATCGAGCAATTGTGAGGTATCATCCTCCCACTCATGAAGTTGCATGTGCTGAGCCTGAACCTGCATTGGATACTCAGAAGAAACCTATGGAGCTCGATCTTTCTTCCGATGAAATAAAAGATCTGTTCTCCAATATAGATTTCTTCTCGGGATTAATGGATGAAAAGCTGCTTTCCTTTGAAAATAGTGTCGTCCCTCTTACTTTGCCAGATATCTCTGATGCTGATGATGACATGTTGGAACAGCTGCTTTTGTCGTGTCCAATAACAGAGAATAAAGAAGGCGAAGGCGAAGAGAGAGATAATAAAGCTCATTCCCATGCTGACATGGAGGCTGACTTGTCGTTCCAGCCAATAGAGTGTGGAACTTTTGTAGGTTCAGAGGAGCGCCTCGAAGATAAAAAGATGGAGACTCTATCAGACAACTCAAGTAAAATGGATAGACTAACTGAAAAGATGGGGCATACTAAATTCTGAAGGAGCCCAACACACTAAAGCTTGGTTTGATCAAACCACTGAGTATTGGAAACAGGCTATAGCGCTTTCTCCCGGCGATTATATTGAAGCACATAATTGGTTGAAGATCACAAGACGGTACTTCCAATACTGAGATATACCGGAAGATGTATTGTGTTACTACTGTTGAATCTTCCTTGTTTTACATCACTCTTTGGTCACTAAGTCTTTTATGGCCCCATAcgttttgtttcttctttttgaatCTATTGAGGGAGCGAATATTGTAACTCGGTATATGCATAGTTGAAATATTATAGAATGCTGCTAAAAGCTTAATTGATTTTCCAAATGCAGTTAAATAGAATCTGGTAGTGGCTATCTCTATTACATGCCAGCGTCCTTTTT
Coding sequences within it:
- the LOC132057487 gene encoding heat stress transcription factor A-8, which produces MVKSLENVAPFLLKCYEMVEDESTNGLISWNESDENSFIIWDVPKFSSELLPKYFKHSNFSSFIRQLNIYGFHKTDTDRWEFSNDSFLKGQKQFLKNIVRRKQSSVVQKKPEETNSEENKSVRLWKEVENLKADKNDLTQELVKLRQHQQNSESKLILVREQLKVMEKNQQQMLSFIVMAMQSPSFLVQFFQPKENNWRTTENSNNILSDVEEDMPSDRAIVEEDMPSDRAIVRYHPPTHEVACAEPEPALDTQKKPMELDLSSDEIKDLFSNIDFFSGLMDEKLLSFENSVVPLTLPDISDADDDMLEQLLLSCPITENKEGEGEERDNKAHSHADMEADLSFQPIECGTFVGSEERLEDKKMETLSDNSSKMDRLTEKMGHTKF